GTCATGAGGAACAAGACCTGGCAGAAGGCCATATACCTCTCTGAGCGGGTCTGCGGGATATGCTCATACATACACACACAGACCTTTGCAGAGGCCTTCGAGGCCATCTCTGAGGTGGAGGCCCCGCCAAGGGCCCAGTTCCTCCGCGCCCTGACAAACGAACTTGACAGGATACAGAGTCACCTCATTGCAAATTCAACCTACTTCAAGGCCCTTGACCATGAGACCATGTTCATGTACATGCTGGCCCTGAGGGAGCCTGTCATGGATGCCATCGAGTTACTCACCGGTAACCGTGTCAACATGGGCTGGAACGTTGTGGGGGGTGTGAGGATGGACGCCTCAGAGGATCACCTCTCAAGGATAAGGGGTATCATAGTGGACCTTGAAAGGGAATTCGACCGTTACGTTGAAATGTTCGAGCACGGACCACTCATAGGGCTCAGGTCAAGGGACGTGGGTTACATGAGCCAGGAGGAGGCAGAGAAGGCCCGGGCAGTGGGACCCATAGGAAGGGCCTCAGGTATAAGGTATGACTTCAGGGAGGACCACCCCACCTACAGGGACCACCTGGACTTCAGGACAATCTGGAGGGACGAGGGGGACAACTTTGCAAGGGTCATGAACCGCTTCGATGAGATAAGGGTCTCAATTGATCTCATAAAGCAGGTGATAGACAATATCCCATCCGGCCCTGTGAGGAGGAAGGTGGATGTGAAGGCCGGCTACGGGGAGTGGAGAAACGAGGCACCCCGTGGCGAGGTGGC
Above is a genomic segment from Methanothermobacter sp. containing:
- a CDS encoding nickel-dependent hydrogenase large subunit — encoded protein: MILPLGPMHPGYKEPIRLKVKTRGEKVLKAEIEYGYVHRGIERVMRNKTWQKAIYLSERVCGICSYIHTQTFAEAFEAISEVEAPPRAQFLRALTNELDRIQSHLIANSTYFKALDHETMFMYMLALREPVMDAIELLTGNRVNMGWNVVGGVRMDASEDHLSRIRGIIVDLEREFDRYVEMFEHGPLIGLRSRDVGYMSQEEAEKARAVGPIGRASGIRYDFREDHPTYRDHLDFRTIWRDEGDNFARVMNRFDEIRVSIDLIKQVIDNIPSGPVRRKVDVKAGYGEWRNEAPRGEVAYMIETNGNLIKNISIRTPSIMNIDACAKYMLRDVATVADAVATYASADPCIACAERVVVLDEDGGKREILL